In Microbulbifer agarilyticus, the DNA window CGCGGCACCCTGCGGGAGATCAAAAGACTGCAGCTCGCCGGCGAAGTACGCCTCGAGCTGCTCAAACGCCAAATCCGTATGCGGTGTCGACGCTTGTAACCAGCCTTCTCGCACCGGTAAGGGCCGCTTGCCAGCCTGCAGGTCAATACCCACAAGCCCCGCTTCGCTCGCAGCAATACCAAGTTCGCCAAAGGCACTGGGATAAATTTGGTACCAGATCATGTTGAGGAGTTCTCTTTGGTCTTCAGTTTGAGGGACTGCCACAGCAGCAATGCCCCGTAAGCACGCCAAGGCCGCCAGGATTCTGCCCGCGCCAGCGCCTGTTTGGGGGTCGCTTTTTTCTCACTATCACCAAGCGCGATTAAAATCCCCAGATCTGACGCGGGAAAGGCATCCGGCATCGAAAGGCCGCGCATCGCCGTATAGTGCGCAGTCCAGTCGCCGATACCAGGGAGTGCCGTCATCTGCCGGCAAAACGCCTCCAGCTCCGGCTCATCAAAATCGACATCCCCGGCCAAGGTGGCGGCGACAAAATTACGCAACGTGGCGGCGCGAGTACGGGTTACCCCGATATCGGAAAAATCGGCATCGCGCAGCTGTTCTGCACTGGGGAATAACAGCTGCTCACCACTTGGGCCGGTAAACGCTTCGCCATACCCCCTGGCCACACGCCCGGCAATGGTGGTCGCGGCGGCAACGGAGATCTGCTGACCGATAATCGCCCGCAAGGTGTATTCAAACGGGTCCCAGGCGCCGGGTAAACGCACGCCCGGCGTTGTGCCCAGCACCTGCCGCAACAGCGGGTCCGCCTGCAAGTGCTCACGGATCTCCTCACTGTCCGCATCCAGGTCGAATAGCCGCCGCAATTTTTCCCGCAGCGGGTACAACACAGCACCACAACCTTCAGTGCCGCCTTCGCCAAAGACGCCCACCCGCAGGCGGCACTTTTCAGGCTCGTGCGCAACGCGCAGCACACCGCGCTGACCGTGCAGCGCGAAACTGCGCTGGTATTCTCCCTGTTCCGGATCCTCCGCCGCTATCACCTGCTCCACACCGGGCAGCGCGCGGGCAGCAAAAAACGCCAGCAGCGCGGGCCAGTCGAAGGGCGGGCGATAACTCAGATAAATCTGCACTCCGTTACCAGAATCCGACTGCTGAGCGCGCTTGGTCGATTCCCGACGTACTTCGCTCGGCGTGCGGTGATAAATGGATTTGAACACCCCATTGAAGCGACGTAGGCTATTGAAGCCCGAGGCAAAGGCAATGTCGGCTACCGGTAGGTAGGTATCCCGCAGTAGCCCGAACGCAAACAACGCGCGCTCCGTCTGCCACACCTGCAAGGGGCTCAGCCCGATATGTTCGGCAAAGAGTTTGCGCAAATAGCGGCTAGTAATCCCCAGACGCTCGGCAAGCTGCTCAATGGACTGCGCTTCACGCTCCGCGCGCATCAACGCCAAAGCGCGCTGCACGGTGGTGGATACAAGCCCCCAGGCGGCACTGCCCGGAGCCGCGTCCGGTCGACAACGCAGACACGGGCGATAGCCCGCGGCGGTGGCTTCCGCAGCGGTGTTGAAGTATTCGACGTTCTTCTCCAACGGCGGCCGCGCCGGACAGATCGGACGGCAAAAAATACCGGTGGTCTTCACCGCAGTGAAGAAGCGCCCATCGAAGCGCTTGTCGCGCGCAAGACGCGCACGGTTACAAATGACCGGATCTGGCTGCACAGTATGCTCACAAATTAAACCGTATACCGGCAGTCTATGATCTCGCCGCGCAGAAGACTAGTCAGATTCGGAACTGACAAGAAGACCCAGATATGGGCAAAGAATTAGCGGGGTTTACCGATACCCGCTGGAAGTGAAGTAGCGCGATAAACGATTGCTACAGGGTACCCCAGACTTTCTGCAGAACCAGGAACAGAAAGGCGGTAGAGCATCCAAAAATCAGTAGCCCGTTAACGGCCAACAGCGGCCCTAACATGCGCCAGGGTGGTTTCAGCACCACATCACCATAACCCAGGGCAGTAATCGATGAGGTGGCAAAGTACACCCCTTCGACAAAATTCGGCACCAGGCGCTTGCGCCAGAAAAACAAACCCCACAGGGCGGCTTCAATCACGTGGGTAATGAATAACGAAACAAAACAGAGTGTTACCAGTACTGTGTCCGCCCTACCGCTGCCCAGAACATCGGCAAACCACTGATGCACACGCGACATATGATGGGCAAATTCCAGCAATACCGCAGCGTGAAACAGAAACGTGGTTACCGCCAGTATCAGCGCCGTTGCGAGCACATGTGGCCGGTGGCTCATTTACTGCCTCCCGGGCCTGGCGCTGCCAGCGCGACCGCTTCAAACCCACCACCCAGCGCCAGGTGCAAGCGAATCCGATTGGCTACACGCGCATTGCGCAAGCGGATTACATTTGACTCCACCAGCAACTGCTCCGCCTGAAGCTCACCCACCCACAACAAATCCCGCTTGCCTGCGCGGTACTGTTCGATTGCGATTTCCACTGCGCGGGTGCGGTCCTGCAACGCACGCTGCGCGTAATACAGCTCGCTGGCTAACAGTGATTCACTGGCCAATAGCGTTTCTACTTCGCGGAATGCGTTCAATACAACGCTGCCATAATTGGCCACCGCCTGCGCCTGTTCCGCGGTGGCGATCCGCACGTACGCACACAGGGCACCACCTTCGTAAATCGGAATGGTTGCGCCCACTTCCGCAGATGCCCAGTAAGGACTCAAGCGGAGGATTTTCAACAAGTGATCACCGAGACGCTCGGCAGTGAGTTCCAGAGAAAAGTCTGGCAACAGTGTCAGGCGCGCGGATTCTTCCTTGCGAAAGGCAGCCAGAACCAGATATTCAGCAGCAATAACATCCGGGCGGCGTTCCAACAGTGTCACGGGTAGCCCCGCCGATACTGGTGGTGGCAGCGGCGGATACTTCTCGGCACCACGAAGTTCCGCTGATGGGTAACGTCCAAGTAGCACTTCAAGCGTGCGCACCAGCTCGCCGTAATTAATCTTGGCCTTTTCGCGTTCACTTTCCGCATTTTGTAGACGCGCACGTGAGTCCACCACGTCCAGCTGCGAACTCTTGCCACTCTGGTTACGCACTTCCGACAGCTCGAACAACTGGGAGTAAATACGCACAGCGTCGTCCGCAAGCTGAATCAACTGCAATGCCTCGGTCACCAGATACCAGTTCAGCGCCACCGTTGCGGCAAGGGACTGGCGCGCGTATACGAGATCAAATTCACTGGCCTCGTAGTCGGCGATGGCAGCCGCGCGATTCGCGCGCAGCTTGCCCCACAGGTCCATCTCCCAGGTCACCCCGAGCCCGGCGATGGTATGACTGAAGGTATGTTTGAAACGATCATCGTCACCGAAGTCGTGGGTTCGCTTGGCACCGATTTTCCCGCCCACTTGCGGTTTCAGCGGAGCACCGGCCACAACCACCAGCTGCCGTGCAATTTCCACATCTGCTATGGCCTGGTGTAAATCCAGGTTGTTGGCCATGGCTTCCGCGACCAGCGCAGTCAACACCGGATCATCGAAGGTCCCAAGCCAGTTATCCACAACCGGCAAATTGCTGGTGCGCGCCACCCACTCCAGGGGCACCTCGGTCTCCGGTGGCAGGGCAGCGTCGAGATTTTCTACGGGCGACGGTGGTGTACGTAACGCACAGCCCTGTGCAGCCAGGCCTAGCACCAGAGCCAGCAGCAAGTAGACGAGTGGAAGCGTGCGACTGTTCATCCGGCGAAGGGGTACAGATAGTTTGCCCAGGAGTAGGCGCGGATACCGATCTTGCGCAGTATCACGAAGCCGCTGGATGTATCGGTATAAATGGCCGCGCGCCCCTGAGTGCCAATGGGGAATTTGGACTGATCGTCCCCGTCCATACGGATAGCGACGACAAACTGCCCCTGCGGCATCTCCAACGGCCGGAAATGAAACTTGGGCAACTTGCCGCTGGGAAGCAACTGGCCATGTCCACTGCCACGCCAGATGGCCTCTACCTTGCCGGTAAAAATCTGCCCCGGGTACAGGTCGAGGGCGACTTCCACCACCTGCCCTTCCTCCACATGTTTCAGGTTCTCCTGAAAATAATTCGCCAGCAGATAACGGTCAGACTCGCACACAAAGGTTGCGATGGCGCCGATACGAAAAGAGCCGGCAACCATGCCCGGGCGCACCTGCAGGTTCATCACATGGCCGTCTTCCGGGGCGGTCATCAAGGTATTGTCGAGATAGAACTGGGCCAGATCGAGTTTCGCCTGAATCGTGGCTACGGTGGTATTGACCCCATCAATGCGCGAGTTGTATTCGAGTTCCGCTCGCTCGACTTCGGCCATGGCCTCGCGAATACCGGCTTCACTGGCAACGACACGGGCGCTCCATTTTTCCACATCTTCCTGGGGGCCGGCGCCGGTGCGCGCGAGTTTCTCCGACAGCGCAAGTTCATAGCGCGCATACACCAGCTCGGCCTCCTTCTGCACCACTTTCTGCGACGCCAACTGAATGTCTGCTTCCA includes these proteins:
- a CDS encoding ion channel, which encodes MSHRPHVLATALILAVTTFLFHAAVLLEFAHHMSRVHQWFADVLGSGRADTVLVTLCFVSLFITHVIEAALWGLFFWRKRLVPNFVEGVYFATSSITALGYGDVVLKPPWRMLGPLLAVNGLLIFGCSTAFLFLVLQKVWGTL
- a CDS encoding HlyD family secretion protein, which codes for MLLGFVILFVYIVAVWLTFFKFKWMKFNIAWGIVSLSVGLHLLLIFLIGLRFITPYSTNARMIQHTIQLTPRLNEPTLVTDVLVEPNVLVKKGQPLFQFDRRPYEYKVREYEAELAKAKQNVKVLEADIQLASQKVVQKEAELVYARYELALSEKLARTGAGPQEDVEKWSARVVASEAGIREAMAEVERAELEYNSRIDGVNTTVATIQAKLDLAQFYLDNTLMTAPEDGHVMNLQVRPGMVAGSFRIGAIATFVCESDRYLLANYFQENLKHVEEGQVVEVALDLYPGQIFTGKVEAIWRGSGHGQLLPSGKLPKFHFRPLEMPQGQFVVAIRMDGDDQSKFPIGTQGRAAIYTDTSSGFVILRKIGIRAYSWANYLYPFAG
- a CDS encoding DNA-3-methyladenine glycosylase 2, with the protein product MQPDPVICNRARLARDKRFDGRFFTAVKTTGIFCRPICPARPPLEKNVEYFNTAAEATAAGYRPCLRCRPDAAPGSAAWGLVSTTVQRALALMRAEREAQSIEQLAERLGITSRYLRKLFAEHIGLSPLQVWQTERALFAFGLLRDTYLPVADIAFASGFNSLRRFNGVFKSIYHRTPSEVRRESTKRAQQSDSGNGVQIYLSYRPPFDWPALLAFFAARALPGVEQVIAAEDPEQGEYQRSFALHGQRGVLRVAHEPEKCRLRVGVFGEGGTEGCGAVLYPLREKLRRLFDLDADSEEIREHLQADPLLRQVLGTTPGVRLPGAWDPFEYTLRAIIGQQISVAAATTIAGRVARGYGEAFTGPSGEQLLFPSAEQLRDADFSDIGVTRTRAATLRNFVAATLAGDVDFDEPELEAFCRQMTALPGIGDWTAHYTAMRGLSMPDAFPASDLGILIALGDSEKKATPKQALARAESWRPWRAYGALLLWQSLKLKTKENSST
- a CDS encoding TolC family protein translates to MNSRTLPLVYLLLALVLGLAAQGCALRTPPSPVENLDAALPPETEVPLEWVARTSNLPVVDNWLGTFDDPVLTALVAEAMANNLDLHQAIADVEIARQLVVVAGAPLKPQVGGKIGAKRTHDFGDDDRFKHTFSHTIAGLGVTWEMDLWGKLRANRAAAIADYEASEFDLVYARQSLAATVALNWYLVTEALQLIQLADDAVRIYSQLFELSEVRNQSGKSSQLDVVDSRARLQNAESEREKAKINYGELVRTLEVLLGRYPSAELRGAEKYPPLPPPVSAGLPVTLLERRPDVIAAEYLVLAAFRKEESARLTLLPDFSLELTAERLGDHLLKILRLSPYWASAEVGATIPIYEGGALCAYVRIATAEQAQAVANYGSVVLNAFREVETLLASESLLASELYYAQRALQDRTRAVEIAIEQYRAGKRDLLWVGELQAEQLLVESNVIRLRNARVANRIRLHLALGGGFEAVALAAPGPGGSK